The genomic DNA GATCAAGGACAACGACGACAAGCTTCCCGCTGACGTCAAGGAGTCGGTCCAGGCTGACGTCGACGCCCTCAAGACGGCGCTTGCCGGCGAGGACGACGACGCGGTCAAGACGGCGTTCGACAAGCTCAACGAGTCGCAGACCAAGCTCGGCGAAGCCATCTACGCCCAGTCGCAGGCGGACGCCGCAGCCGGCGCCCCCGCCGACGGCGAGGCCCCCGCGGCCGATGACACCTCCTCCGACGAGGACGTCATCGACGCAGAGGTCGTCGACGACGAGGACGAGAAGAAGTAGTCATGACGGACAAGAACTTCGACGACAACGCCGAGGTTCCCGGTGAGGGGTCGGATGCTCAGGCATCCGGCCCCGCGCCGCAGAACCCGGACTCCACCGAAGCGATGGGCGCCGAAGGCTCTGACGACGACCTCACGGTCGACGACATCCTGAACGCCGAGCAGACCGGTGAGGCCGCTGCGGAGGACGCGGTGCTGGCCGACCTCGAGTCGACCCTGCTGAACGACCTCAAGCGGCTGCAGGCCGAGTACGCGAACTACCGTCGCCGCACCGAAGAGCAGCGTCAGGTCGAGATCGAGCGCGCGAAGGGCGAGGCCGCCAAGGGTCTCATCCCCGTACTCGACGATCTCGATCGCGCAGCTCAGCACGGAGACCTCACCGACGGCACGCCGTTCTTCGCGATTGCGGAGAAGGTGCGCCTCGTCGCCGAGCGCATGGGCATGGTCTCCTACGGCGAGAAGGGCGAGGAGTTCGACCCCCAGCGCCACGAGGCGATCTTCCAGCAGCCGACCCCTGGCGCCGAGAAGACCACGGTGCTCGAGGTCGTCGAGGTGGGCTACCGTCTCGGTGACGTCGAGCTGCGCCCGGCGAAGGTCGTCGTCGCGGTGCCGGCCGAGTAGGCGCCGATGGCTAGCCAGGACTGGTTCGACAAGGACTTCTACAAGACCCTCGGGGTCTCGAAAGAGGTCACTGAGGCCGAACTGAAGAAGGCGTATCGCAAGCTCGCGCGCAAGTATCACCCGGATTCCAATCAGGGGGATGCGAAGGCCGAGGCGACGTTCAAGGAGATCAGCGAAGCGTACTCGGTGCTCTCCGATCCTGAGCAGCGCAAGGAGTACGACGAGATCCGCGCGATGGGCTCCGGCGCCCGCTTCACCGCAGGCGGCGCCGGCGCCGGCGGCTTCGAGGACGTGTTCAGCCGGTTCGGTCAGCAGGGGCGCGGCCAGTCGGCCGACTTCGAGGACATCTTCGCGATGTTCAACCAGGGCCAGGGCGCCTCCTTCGGAAACGGGCGGTTCGGGCAGACCTCGGGCGGCTTCCGCGGTTACGGCGGTCCGCAGCGCGGCGCCGACGTCACCGCACGGACCACCCTGGACTTCGCGACCGCGGTGCAGGGCGAGACGATCAGCCTGCAGGGTGAGGACGGCAAGCCGTTCAAGGTCAAGATCCCGGCCGGCGTCGCCGACGGTCAGAAGATCCGGCTGCGCGGGCGAGGCCGGCCATCGCCGGACGGCGGAGAGAACGGCGACATCGTGGTGCAGATCGCCGTGCGACCGCATCCGGTGTTCACGCGCGACGGGCTCAACCTCCGCATCACGGTGCCGGTGACCTTCACCGAGGCTGCGCTCGGCGCCACCATCGAGGTCCCCACGCTCGGCGGCGACGTCGTGAAGCTGCGCGTCGCGCCTGGCACCCCCTCCGGGCGGGTGCTGCGCGTCAAGGGCCGCGGCGTGGCGACGACGAAGGGCACGGGCGACCTGCTCGCCGAGCTGCAGGTCGCGGTGCCGACGCACCTCGATGAGGCCGCTCGCGAGGCGCTGCTCGCCTTCCAGGAGGCCGAGCCCAAGGAGAACCCGCGCACCGAGATGATGGCCAAGGCGCGACGATGAACATCGCGACGGCGACGACGGAACACCGGGGGCAGAGGTGAGGGATCATGGCTGAACGGCGCATGGATGCCGATACCCCGGTGTTCGCGATCGCCGTCGCAGCCGAGCTCGCGGGCATGCACCCGCAGACGCTGCGTCAGTACGACCGCATCGGCCTGGTCGTCCCCGGCCGCACCTCCGGCGGCTCCCGCCGCTACTCGACGCGCAACCTCGAACAGCTGCGTGAGGTCGCGCAGCTCTCCTCAGAGGGCATGAGCCTCCCCGCGATCGCGCGGGTGCTCGCCCTGGAGAACGAGAATCGGATGCTGCGTCGCCGCGTCGCCGAGCTCGAGAACGCGCTCCGCACCGAGCGCGAGAACCGTCCGGGCATGCGCGTGTTCGCGGCAGGATCGGCCGGCGTCACACCGATGCTCGGCGGCCGCCGCGTCCGTCGTTCCACCGAGGTGATGCTGTGGAGTCCGCGCGCACATCGCAACGCCGACGAGAGCGACGGAGATGAGCGGGCGCGATAGTGTGGCGACACGATGAGGATGACCCGTCGAACGCTGCTCGCCGGCGCCGGAGCCGGCGCCCTCTCCGTGCTGCTCGCTTCGTGCACACCGGGACCTGATCCGACACCCGGGCCGACGAAGACCACTGCGCCCACACCAGGGCCGACCCCGTCGAACGGCGTTCCGCTGCCGACCGGCGTCGTGCGAAGCGCGTGGTCGACCGATCCTTTCGCGCGCGGAGCTGCGAGCTACATGCCTGTGGGCGCGCAACCGGGAGTTCGGGAAACGCTGGCGGGCCCCGTCGGAGGTCGAATCTTCTTCGCGGGTGAGGCGACGAGTGCGGATGCTCCGGGCACGATGCGCGGTGCGCTCCGCTCCGGCCAGCGCGCCGCAGCCGAGCTGCTGGAGGTCGGCGGCGGAGGCGAGCGGATCGCGGTGATCGGTGCCGGGCTGGCCGGTGCCGGCGCCGCGGCGCGACTGCGGGACGTGGGTCTCGACGTCACCGTTCTGGAGGCTCGGCCTCGTGTCGGCGGCCGGGTCGAGTCGTGGTCCGACGATGCGTGGCCGGTGCCGGTGCAGTTCGGTGGATGGCTGCTCGACGGCGCGGACACGAACCTCCGTGGAGATCTGGAAGCATCCGGCATCCCGATCGCTGATCTCGTGCCGGCCGGATGGTTCTCCGCCGAGGGCGAGATCGAGCCCGTCGAGGTGCAGCCGGTGCGGTCGGCCCTCGACGCGGCGAGCAGTCTGCTCGCCGACGTCCCCCTCGCCGATGCCCTCTCGGAAGCCGGAGTGGACCCCGCCGATCCCGGTATCGCCGCGCTGCTCGCGTTCGTCGCTGCGACGTCAGGTGCTGACGCCGCCGAGGTGTCCGCGTGGTTCCCGCCCGCACTGATCAGCGGTGACCTCGCCGCACCGACCGGCGATGTCTCCGCGCTCTTCGACGGTCTGCTGGACGGGTCGCAGGTTCGGCTGTCCTCCCCGGTCAGTCACGTCGCCTACGACGACACCGGCGTCAGCCTCCGCCTCGGAACCGGGGAGTCGCTGTCGTTCGATCGCGTCATCGTCACGGTGCCGCTGGGCGTGCTGCAGCAACAGGCGATCGAGTTCGATCCTGCTCTGCCGCTCGCGCACCGAGGTGCGATCACCGCGCTCGCCATGGGCCACATCGAAACGGTGTGGCTGCAGTTCGAGGAGCCGTTCTGGGACGCCGAGGCGAGCATCTGGCACGTCGTCGGCGGCGAAGCGACGATCCGCACCTGGATCAACCTCTTCCCGACGACCGGCGAAGCCGTGCTGGTGGGCATCGTCGGCGGAGCGGCCGCCCAGGAGTTCGCGGCGCTCAAGCCGGATGAGGCGATCGCCGCCGCGGCCGAGTCACTCGGCTCCTTCGTGCGCGCGGACAGCCCCTGAGCGCATCCGCACGCTCCATGACCAGCTGAGCGGCCGTACTCGACTGATGATCACGAGCACGGTCGCGACGAGGGCGAAGATCGCCAGTGCGATGCCGGCGGTGACGACGAACTCCCCGAACCCGCTGACCTGCCGCGGGTCGAGGAAGTAGTACGGGTACCAGCCGATGAGCGGGCCCCGCCACATCGTCACCGCACCCCACAGCAGCGGATACGCCAGTGAAGCCGGAACCACCCACCACGGCACCCGGCGGTGGCCGGGGGTCAAGATCCACGCGAGCGCCGTGCAAGCGGGCAGCCAGAAATGCATCAGCTGGTCCGACCAGGGGACGTCGACGCGGATGCCGCGGACCCCCGCCTGCCAGACGATCAGGGCGAAGGCGAGACCGGCTGTGATCGTCCACGTGAGCACCATCGCGAGGGCGACGGTGAGCCACCGAGGATCGGCCGGGCGGCGGTAGGCGATGACGCCGGCGACGATGAACAGCAGGACGAATGCGCAATTCGACTGGACGGTCAGGTAGGCGAAGAAGTTCTGCCCTGCGATCGTCTGCGAGCTGAGACCCCATGCCAGTCGATGGATCAGCGCGGCCAGGCACACCGCCGCCGCGGCGAGACGGGTCAGCGCAAAGGTACTTCGTGCCGTCACCGTCCTGTTGCCTCCTGTCGCGTCGCGGCTCTCGCGCTCTCTGGCGAGTCTACGGAGCGTTCACCCGCCGGATTCGACGGGGTCACCGTCGAATCGGCAGCGCACGCGTCACTATTCGCAGGGAACGCACACCTTCTCTGTATGACGGATCTTCCTCGGCGCGCAACGACGGCTGACAGCACGAGAACTTCTCGGGCATCGGGCGACGCGCGGTGCTGAGCACGCCCGCGGATGCACACCGTATGCGTCGCGCCTTGATCGTCGATGAGTTCGTCATACAGCGCGCCCGCATCGAACAGCTGCTGACGGGGATCGCGGGCCTGGAAGTCGTCGGAGTCTGCAACACGATCCGCGAGTTCGTGGAGTGGCTGCGTCATACCGAGAGGACGCGATGGCCGCATCTGCTCGTTCTCGGGATCCCGTTCGATTCCTGGTCGCCGAACGACATCTCGGCACTCACAGCCTTGCGAGAGGCGGGCATCCGTGTCCTCGCCCTCACGACACCGACCGCGCGGATGACAGCGCGTCGTGTCGCCGACGCCGGCGCTGAGGGGTTCATAACCACCGCCGATTCGGAAGACGACCTCGTCGCTGCTGCCGAGATCGTGCTGAGGGGAGGAACGATCATGACCGCGCGCGCACACGCCATCATCCGTGTCGCATCCGAGGGCACGCGTCTGAGCGCGCAAGAGGCACGGGTGCTCGCGCTCTATGCGGGTGGTCTGACCATCGGTCGAGCGGCTGATGTCATGGGCATACGCCACGACACGGCGCGAAAGTACCTGAACCGCGTCCGCGACAAATTCACGTCCGCGGGTCGCCCGGCCCGATCGAAGCTCGAACTCGCGCAGATCGCGTGGGCCGACGGCTACGCCGAGCCCTCGCTGCGACAAGGACCCGGCATCCAACAACACCTTGTGTCGACGCGAATGCCGAAAAGCGGAGGCCGGTCTGCCGATTCCGTGTGACGACGAAACACGGCGACACCTATTCAGCGGAATGAAAAGTGAAGTTCCTACGGTGAGAGCAGGGAACCTCCCTGCTCCGCGCTTGGCGCGTGTCCTGCCACGAAGGAACCACTCCTCATGACGAACACCTCCGCCCCCTCCGCTGCTGCGTCGCTGGGACTTCTCGTCCTCCGCGTCGTGGTCGGCGCCATCTTCATCGCCCACGGTGCCCAGAAGATCTTCGTATTCACCCTCCCCGGCACGATCGAGAGCTTCACCGCGATGGGCGTACCACTGCCCGCCATCGCCGCGACTGTCGTCGCCTTCGTCGAGTTCGGCGGGGGCATCCTCCTCGTGCTCGGCTTCTTCACCCGCCTGGTCGGGATCCTCCTGGCGATCAACATGGTCGTCGCGCTCGTCCTCGTGCACCTTCCCGCCGGACTCTGGGTCGGCAACGGAGGCTACGAGTTCGTGGCCGTGCTCGGAGCCGCCGCTCTGGCACTGGCGCTCATCGGTGCCGGCCGGCTCTCGCTCGACAGGGCGCTGCTCCGCGGGCGCGTTCCCGCCTGGCTGACCTGATCGCGCAGCGCGCATGAAGGAAGCAGGGGATCGGCGTCGAGCCGGTCCCCTGCTTCGTCCCCGATAGCTACAGTTGGGGAATGTCCAAACCGAAGCGCGTGACCATCACGGATATCGCGCGTCTGGCCGGGGTGTCGCCGGGTGCGGTGTCCTTCGCTCTGAACGGTCGCCCCGGGGTCAGCGAGCAGACGCGGCAGCGCATCCTCGAGATCGCCGAGGCGCACCAATGGCTGCCGAGCTCGGCGGCACGAGCGCTGGTCGGTTCGCGAGCCGGGGTCATCGGCTTCGCCGTGAACCGCTCGGCAGGGACCCTCGGGGCCGAGGCCTTCTTCACCGACCTCATCGCGGGTGTGCAATCGGCGCTCGCCGAGAACCGCATCGCGATGCAGATGGTGCTCGTCGCCTCGATCGAGGAAGAGGTGGCGACCTACCGCCGCTGG from Microbacterium sp. LWO13-1.2 includes the following:
- a CDS encoding nucleotide exchange factor GrpE; the encoded protein is MTDKNFDDNAEVPGEGSDAQASGPAPQNPDSTEAMGAEGSDDDLTVDDILNAEQTGEAAAEDAVLADLESTLLNDLKRLQAEYANYRRRTEEQRQVEIERAKGEAAKGLIPVLDDLDRAAQHGDLTDGTPFFAIAEKVRLVAERMGMVSYGEKGEEFDPQRHEAIFQQPTPGAEKTTVLEVVEVGYRLGDVELRPAKVVVAVPAE
- a CDS encoding DnaJ C-terminal domain-containing protein, with protein sequence MASQDWFDKDFYKTLGVSKEVTEAELKKAYRKLARKYHPDSNQGDAKAEATFKEISEAYSVLSDPEQRKEYDEIRAMGSGARFTAGGAGAGGFEDVFSRFGQQGRGQSADFEDIFAMFNQGQGASFGNGRFGQTSGGFRGYGGPQRGADVTARTTLDFATAVQGETISLQGEDGKPFKVKIPAGVADGQKIRLRGRGRPSPDGGENGDIVVQIAVRPHPVFTRDGLNLRITVPVTFTEAALGATIEVPTLGGDVVKLRVAPGTPSGRVLRVKGRGVATTKGTGDLLAELQVAVPTHLDEAAREALLAFQEAEPKENPRTEMMAKARR
- a CDS encoding MerR family transcriptional regulator; amino-acid sequence: MAERRMDADTPVFAIAVAAELAGMHPQTLRQYDRIGLVVPGRTSGGSRRYSTRNLEQLREVAQLSSEGMSLPAIARVLALENENRMLRRRVAELENALRTERENRPGMRVFAAGSAGVTPMLGGRRVRRSTEVMLWSPRAHRNADESDGDERAR
- a CDS encoding FAD-dependent oxidoreductase, with protein sequence MTRRTLLAGAGAGALSVLLASCTPGPDPTPGPTKTTAPTPGPTPSNGVPLPTGVVRSAWSTDPFARGAASYMPVGAQPGVRETLAGPVGGRIFFAGEATSADAPGTMRGALRSGQRAAAELLEVGGGGERIAVIGAGLAGAGAAARLRDVGLDVTVLEARPRVGGRVESWSDDAWPVPVQFGGWLLDGADTNLRGDLEASGIPIADLVPAGWFSAEGEIEPVEVQPVRSALDAASSLLADVPLADALSEAGVDPADPGIAALLAFVAATSGADAAEVSAWFPPALISGDLAAPTGDVSALFDGLLDGSQVRLSSPVSHVAYDDTGVSLRLGTGESLSFDRVIVTVPLGVLQQQAIEFDPALPLAHRGAITALAMGHIETVWLQFEEPFWDAEASIWHVVGGEATIRTWINLFPTTGEAVLVGIVGGAAAQEFAALKPDEAIAAAAESLGSFVRADSP
- a CDS encoding Pr6Pr family membrane protein, giving the protein MTARSTFALTRLAAAAVCLAALIHRLAWGLSSQTIAGQNFFAYLTVQSNCAFVLLFIVAGVIAYRRPADPRWLTVALAMVLTWTITAGLAFALIVWQAGVRGIRVDVPWSDQLMHFWLPACTALAWILTPGHRRVPWWVVPASLAYPLLWGAVTMWRGPLIGWYPYYFLDPRQVSGFGEFVVTAGIALAIFALVATVLVIISRVRPLSWSWSVRMRSGAVRAHEGAE
- a CDS encoding DNA-binding response regulator, yielding MRRALIVDEFVIQRARIEQLLTGIAGLEVVGVCNTIREFVEWLRHTERTRWPHLLVLGIPFDSWSPNDISALTALREAGIRVLALTTPTARMTARRVADAGAEGFITTADSEDDLVAAAEIVLRGGTIMTARAHAIIRVASEGTRLSAQEARVLALYAGGLTIGRAADVMGIRHDTARKYLNRVRDKFTSAGRPARSKLELAQIAWADGYAEPSLRQGPGIQQHLVSTRMPKSGGRSADSV
- a CDS encoding DoxX family protein, with translation MTNTSAPSAAASLGLLVLRVVVGAIFIAHGAQKIFVFTLPGTIESFTAMGVPLPAIAATVVAFVEFGGGILLVLGFFTRLVGILLAINMVVALVLVHLPAGLWVGNGGYEFVAVLGAAALALALIGAGRLSLDRALLRGRVPAWLT